CTTCGCCAGCAGCGACGCATCGAGCGATCCTTTTCGGGCAAATCCCTGCTGCCAGGACCGCAGCACTTCCCGCGACAGCTCGACGAGGATTTCAGAACCCAGCTTCTGCCTCGCCGAACTGCCGTCGGCACCTCTGGTGTCGAATTCCGCGTCGGCAAGGCCCTGGAAGAGTTCCGAGGCGGTAACGAAAAGATCGACCAGAGCAGCGTGACGTTCGATGCCGGCAGGCAGATCGCCAATCGCTTCAGCCTCGGCCAGGACAGCTTCCCTGAGCTGCTCTGCGCTATGCGTTCGCTTGTGGTCGCCGAAGACGATCATACGGCTCCTGCCTGCTGTCTGGTCGCCAACGCGAAGCGGCGCCTGTTTGATCCGCAATCGGGCTCGGCAATTTTTCGCGGCGCGAAGGAACATTCGCGGCCGCTCCCGGTTCGGCGCCGAGGAACTTACCTCCAACCAAAGAGGCCGTGGTTTCGTGACATCGAAGAAGGTTCGTATCGGCATCGTCGGCGTAGGCAATTGCGCATCATCGCTTGTGCAAGGTCTCTCCTACTATCGCCACGCCAACGGCAACGAGCCGATCCCCGGACTGATGCATGCCGATCTCGGCGGCTACCATGTTGACGATATCGAGGTGGTCTGCGCCTTCGATGTTGCGGAAAACAAGGTTGGGCGCGATGTGGCGGAAGCGATCTACACCGCGCCCAACAACACTTTCCGTTTCGCCGACGTTGCACCGACTGGGGTCCGCGTGGATCGCGGCCCGACGCTCGACGGCATCGGCAAATATCTCCGGGACCAGATTCCGGAGTCTGGCGAGCCGGTTGCCGACGTGATCGCTCGACTCCGGGAGAGCGGGGCCGAGATTCTGATATGCTATCTTCCGGTGGGCTCCGAAGCGGCCGCCCATTTCTACGCGGAATGCGCGCTCGATGCAGGCTGCGCCTTCGTCAATTGCATCCCTGTCTTCATCGCTTCGCGGCCGGAATGGCGCCAACGCTTCGAGGAGCGCGGCCTTCCCCTGGTCGGCGACGACATCAAGAGCCAGGTCGGCGCAACCATCGTGCACCGGCTGCTCGCCAATCTGTTCCGCGAGCGCGGCGTGCGCATCGATCGCACCTACCAGCTCAACTTCGGCGGCAACACCGACTTCCTCAACATGCTCGAGCGCGAGCGGCTGGAATCGAAGAAGATCTCGAAGACGCAGTCCGTCACCAGCCAGATCGACGTCCCGCTCGAGGCCGGGAACATCCATGTCGGACCCAGCGACCATGTCCCGTGGCTGACCGACCGCAAATGGGCCTATATCCGCGTCGAAGGCACCACCTTCGGCGGCGTGCCGCTCAATGCCGAACTCAAGCTGGAGGTTTGGGATTCGCCCAATTCGGCAGGCGTCGTCATCGACGCCGTCCGCTGCGCGAAGCTTGCCCTCGACCGCGGTATTGCCGGCGCGCTCACAGGCCCCAGCAGCTACTTCATGAAGTCGCCGCCGGAGCAGTTCACCGACGCAGAGGCGCGCCTGCGCACGCTCGCCTTCATCGCCGGCAATGACGAGCCGATGCTGGACGCCGCCGAATGACCACCACCTTCTTTCTCATCCGCCACGCGGCGCATGATCATGTCGGCTCGTACCTGGCCGGGCGGCTCGAGGGCGTTCGCCTGGGCGAAGCCGGCCAGGCGCAGGCGTTGCATCTGGCTCGCCGCATGGCACGCGAACCGCTCGCCGCGATCTTGAGCAGTCCGCGCGAGCGCACGCTGGAAACAGCGAAGCCGATCGCCATCGCTTGCGAGATTGAGAAGATCGCGATCTGCAAGGAACTCGACGAGATCGACTTCGGCGAATGGTCCGGCAAGACCTTCGAGGAACTCAACGGTGACGCAAGCTGGCGGCTTTGGAACGACCAGCGCCAGAGCGCCCGCACGCCGAGCGGCGAGACCATGCTGGACGTGCAGCACAGGATGATCGGCCTGATGGACGCGCTGCGCGAGAATGGACAGGGTCAGTGCATCGCGCTTGTCAGCCATGCCGATGTCATCAAGGCGGCTGTCTGCGCGATCCTCGGCCTCCCGCTCGGCGATTGCTTCCGCTTCGACATCGCGCCGGCCTCCATCACAACGGTCGTCCACGGCGACTGGGGGTCGAAGCTGGTCCGTTTGAATGAAATCGCCTGACGGGAGCGGCAACCGATGCGCATGGTCATTTTCGGCCTCACCGTCACATCCTCGTGGGGCAACGGACACGCCACGCTCTGGCGCGGACTGATCGGCGCTCTGGCGCCGCTTGGCTGGTCGATCAGCTTCTTCGAGCGCGATACGCCCTACTATGCCGGCGCCAGGGACATCGACCGGCTCAAGGGCGGGAATATCGTTCTCTACGCAGACTGGGAGGACATCCGCCAGGAGGCCGAGGCTGCGATACGGGAAGCCGACGTCGTCATCGTCACCTCCTATTGTCCCGATGCCGTCGAGGCCTCGCGGATCGCGAATGACAGCTGCCGCGGCCTGAAGGTCTTTTACGATCTCGATACACCGGTGACGCTGGCGAGCATCGAGCGAGGTGATTACCCGGCCTATTTCGAGCCGAAGGGGTTGCGCGATTTCGATCTGGTCCTGAGCTATACCGGAGGGCCGGCGATCGACACACTGAAGAGCATTCTTGGCGCCCGTCATGTCCTGCCGCTCTACGGCCATGTCGATCCTGACCGGCACCGGCCGGCGCAGCCAAGGCCCGAGTTCGCATGCGACCTGTCCTATCTCGGCACCTATGCCGCGGACCGGCAGGCGGCCGTGGAAAGGCTGCTCGTCGCTCCAGCGGCCCGACTGCCGAACCGCCGTTTCGTCATAGGCGGGGCGCAGTACCCGCAGGACTTCCCCTGGAGCAGCAACATCTATTTCGTCAGGCACCTGCCCCCCGCCGACCACCCGGCCTTCTTTTCCTCCTCGCGCCTGACGCTCAACGTCACCCGCGAAGCGATGGCGCGACAGGGCTGGTGCCCGTCAGGCCGTCTGTTCGAGGCGGCTGCGTGCGGCGCCGCGATCATCTCCGACGACTGGGCCGGCCTCGACAGTTTCTTCACGCCCGGCAGCGAGATTCTGTTGGCGCACAGCACCGGCGACGTCGTTGCCGCGCTTGGCCTGTCCGACAATGAGATCGCAACGCTCGGCCGCCGCGCCCGGGAGCGTGTCCTCGACGAGCATACCTCAGCGCATCGCGCCGCCGAACTCGACCGCATCCTGAACGACGCTTTTGCATCCACGTCGAGGGGCACAATGGAGGAAGCTGTCTGATGTTTGGCATCGTGCCTGCCGCCGGTCGTGGCAGCCGCATTCAGCCGCTGGGTTTCTCCAAGGAGCTGCTGCCGGTCGGCAGCCGCCTGGACGGCCAGACCGAACGCCCTTGCGCGGTGAGCGAATATCTGGTGCGGCGCATGGTGCGCAACGGCGTCGACCGCATCTGCTTCATCATCGGTTCCGGCAAGTCGGACATCCTCGAATATTACGCCGCCGGCTATGGCGACGCCGCGGCGATCTTCGTGGCGCAGCCGTCTCCGATCGGACTCTGCGACGCGATCTTCCGCGCCGCGCCGCTCGTGACGCCGGACGAAACGGTCCTGATCGGCCTGCCGGACACGATCTGGTTCCCTGAAGACGGCTTCTGCCGTCTGGCCGACGACCGGCTGTCCTTCCTGATGTTTCCGGTCGATCGCCCGGAACTGTTCGACGCCGTCGTCCTCGACGAGAACGGGCGGGTCGAGCAGATCCAGGTCAAGCAAGCTGACGCCGCGACAAACTGGGTCTGGGGCGCCTTCAAGATGCCGGGCCGTATCTTTCATCAACTGGCGGCCCTGTGGCGCCAGCGCGACGGCGTCGACGAGTATTTCGGCACGCTGGTCAACGCTTATCTCGCAGGCGGAGGCGAAGCTTACGGCGTCAAGGCGGGGACGGCCTATGTCGATGTCGGTACCTTCAACGGCTATCGCACGGCGCTCAGGCTGCTCGAAAGCAACGACGCCATCGATGACGGGACCCTGCCGACATTCGCATCGCAGGACTGTCCGGCAGTGCCAACCGTTCCAGGCGAAGGAGCTTAGCCATGCTGCATTCCAGCACGGAAATACGCCGCCGCATCGACGCATTGGGGCCGTGGTTCCACAATATGGAGCTCGCGGGCGTGGAGACTGCTCCCGATCATTTCCTCGGCAACTATCCGCTGATCAAATGGCGCAAATTCGCGGATGCCATTCCGACAGATCTTTCGGGCAAGTCGGTGCTCGATATCGGCTGCAATGCCGGCTTTTACTCGATCGAAATGAAGAAACGTGGCGCCGATCGCGTGCTGGGAATCGACTTCGACCAAGCCTATCTCGCCCAGGCGCGTTTCGCCGCCGAGATCGCCGACTGCGAGATCGAGTTCCGGGAACTGTCGGTCTACGACGTCGCCTCGCTCGGCGAGCGCTTCGACATCGTGCTGTTCATGGGCGTGCTTTACCACCTGCGCCACCCGTTGCTGGCGCTCGACCTGATCCGCGGCCATGTCGCGAGCGACCTGATGATCTTCCAGTCGATGCAGCGGGGCAGCAACGAAGTCCTGCCGCTTGAGCAGAACTACCATTTCTGGACACGCGACCTCTTCGATCAGCCCGAGTTTCCGAAGCTGCACTTCATCGAGCATCGCTATGCGGACGACCCGACCAACTGGTGGATTCCAAACCGCGCCTGCACCGAAGCGATGCTGCGCAGCGCCGGGTTCGAGATCCTGCTCCACCCGGAAGACGAGGTCTATTTCTGCCGCGCGTCCGGCGAACCGGCCGGCAGCGCCGCCGTCTATCCTTCGAAAGGAGAGACCCATGATTGAAGCCGCCATGATCTGGAACGAGCCCAACAACAAATCGCACTGGGACCCTGAGCTCGACCCCGACTGGAGCCGTTTTGCCACAATGGCGACCCTGGCGGCCGATGCCATCGGCCGGGAAAATCCTGCCATCACAAAGGTGCTGGGCGGCATTTCGCCGATCGATGCCGGGTTCATGACACGCATGAAGGAGTTCGGCGTGCTCGACCATGTCGACGCGGTCGCCGTGCATGGCTTCCCGCTCGACTGGAACCTCTGGCAAATCCACGAGTGGCCGCACAAGCTCGGAGAGATCGCGACGGTCGCCGACATTCCGGTTTGGGTCAGCGAGGTCGGTGTGTCGACCTTTGGCGCCGAGGAGGTGCAAGTCTGGGGCTTGCGCCGGACAGCGGAGCTTTTGCTCGGACTTGCGCCGCGCGTTCAGTGGTACAGCCTCTACGATCTGCCGCGCTCCTGGGAAGCGACGACGCGCCATCGGGAGGCGGAAGGTTCGTCCTATTACAGGCACTTCTACATGGGCCTGCTTCGCGAGGACGGCACGCCCAAGCCGGCGCTCGAGGAATTCGTGCGCCACACTCCGCAAATGGGCCTGGTGCAGTGGTTCCACTATGAGGATCACCGGTTGGACGACGCTGTTGCCTGGATGGAACGTCTGGGTGTCACCCACCTGCGCACCGGCCTGTCTTGGGCCGACAGTTTTCGGCCGAATGCGCTGGACTGGTTCGACCGCCAGATGGAAGCGCTGGCCGACTTCAACGTCACCGTCACCTTCTGCTTCACGCCGGAACATCGGGGCCTGCAGCCTCACCACACCAGCCCACCCCAGATCCCCGAGGAATTCGCCGAGTTCTGCGCGGAGATGATCCGCCGCTATGCTCCCGCGATCGGCGACGAGATGGCGCCGACGCAGCGCGTGTCGGCGGCTTGGTGAGGCCCCAGATCAACGATGACACTGACTGTCCTCAACGTCGCCTACCCTCTCGCGCCCGTCGGGCCGGATGCGGTCGGCGGGGCCGAGCAGGTGCTGTCGGCGCTGGATCGGGCGCTGGTTGAAAAAGGCCACCGTTCGGTTGTCGTCGCCTGCCACGGCTCAAGCACGGCCGGCGTCCTGGTGGAAACACCAGCCGAGGCGGGAGTGCTCGATGAGGCGGCGAAGGACCGAGCTCATCAGGCGCATCGCGATGCGATCGCGACCGCCCGGGCGCGCTGGCCGATCGACGTCGTTCACCTCCACGGGATCGATTTCGATGCCTATCTGCCTGACGACGGTCCCACCCTGGTGACATTGCACCTGCCACTCGGCTGGTACCCGCCCGAGGTGCTGGCGCCGTCACGCGAGGACTTGTGGCTGCATGCGGTCTCGCCGGCGCAGCACAGGACGGCGCCGGCAGGATCGAGACTTGCACGGCCTATCCCGAACGGCGTCGATGTCCATGCGCTGAACGAGCTTCGGTCGCGGCGCAATTTCGCGCTGGTGCTCAGCCGCATCTGTCCCGAAAAGGGCATCCATCTCGCGATAGAGGCAGCCAAGCGCGCTGGCATGCCTCTGGCGATCGCCGGTCAGGTCTATCCCTACGAAACCCATCTGCGCTATTTCGCCGACGAGGTCCGCCCTCGGCTCGATCGCCAGCGGCGTTTCCTCGGGCCACTCGGCTTCTGCGCCAAGCGGCGGCTGCTCAACACCGCACGCTGCCTGGTCATTCCCAGCCTTGCTCCCGAAACAAGCTCGCTTGTCGCGATGGAGGCGCTCGCCTGCGGCACACCGGTCGTCGCGTTCCCGAACGGCGCCCTTCCCGATGTCGTCCAGCACGGCAGGACCGGGTTCCTGGTCAATGACGTCGAGGAGACGGCGAAGGCCATTATCGCTTCCGGAGCCCTGGACCACGAGGCATGCCGTGCGGAGGCGCGTCGCCGCTTCTCGCTTGAGCGCATGACCGCATCCTACATGGATGCCTACGAAGCGCTGGCGAAGCTTGGCACCCGTCGCGCCTTGCTGGGAACCGGCTGATGGGCGGTCTGCGCACCGAGATCATTCGTGACGCGAGAGCATTCGAGGACCTGGAGCCGCATTGGTGGCGGCTCTGGCGGCGGAGCATCTCGGCCACGCCGTTCCAGTCTCCTGCCTGGCTCATTCCGTGGTGGCGGACATTCGCGCCCGGCGACCTTGCGGCCATTGCAGTGTGGAGTGGAGACGCCCTCGCCGGCCTGGCGCCGCTCTATGTCGAAAGGCATGATCGCGGTCAGCGCCTGCTGCCCATCGGCATTTCTCTAAGCGACTACCTCGACATCTTGTGCGTGCCGGAACTGGAAGCGAAGGCTGGCGCCGCCATTGCCGACGCGGTGCTCTCGCTCGAATGGTCGCAATGGATCCTGCCCGACCTCCCGGCCGATGCCGTGTCGCTGAGCCTTGAGCTGCCGAATGCGCAAGAGCGCCGGTCGATGGCGCAGGCCGCCTGTCCCGTGCTGCCGCTCGATGGCGATCGAACCCTGGCCTATTCTGTTCCGGCGAGACGAAGACGTCAGTTGCGCCGCGCCGAGCGAGCCGCCCGGCGAAGGGGAGCCGTTGTCGTCAGGCGCGGCGAGTCCGATCCGCAGATATTTCTCGACCGGCTGATCCGGCTGCATGGCGCGCGCTGGGCCGGTCATGGCGGGGGCGTGCTGTCCGACCTGGCGGTGGAATTTCATCGCAGGGCACTGCCGCGGCTTGCCGATAACGGCCTGGCGCGATGCCTGACGATCGAGATCGGCGATGCCGTCGTCGGTGCCTATTACGGATTTCATCACCGCGACAGGGCCTATGCCTATCTCGGCGGTTTCGATCCAGCCTATGCCGAGGAAAGCCCCGGCGCGATTCTGATCGGCCATGCCATCGCGGAAGCCGCCAACGAAGGCGCGCGCGAGTTCGATTTCCTGCGCGGCCGTGAAGGCTACAAATATGGCTGGGGCGCGAACGACCGCTGGACAGCGCAAAAGGTGTGGATGCGGAGCGCGCCGCCGTGACCCCCGCGAGGCAAACCGGTGCGATCGCCAGGCGCCTGATTGAGGATTACATGGCGGACGGCCTTTCGGTCGACAACGCGCTGGCCAAACTGGCCGTCTGTGTCGACAAGACGACCAGCGCGGCGCAACTGGCGGATGTCGCCCTGGACATGCGCCCGAGCCATGTGCCCCGGCGACGCTGGCTGGAAGGCATCGCCACGATGCTGCGTGACAAGGCCGACGCCTTCGACGCCGTCCGCAGGGTCGCTGCCTGCGTGTCGCATGACCGCGTCAACGGCGAAACGGCCGCCATCACCGTCGAGCGGCTGGCCGGCGGATTCGATCGGGCGGCCGCCATATCTCCGGCCGCCAGCGTGCAACTGTCGTCGCTGGGCGACGAGGACAGCCTCTCGGCCACAACCGGCGAGATTGCCTTGTGGCTGGAACGGCAAGGCATGCTCGGCACCCGCAACCGCATATTGGACATCGGCTGCGGCATCGGGCGCCTCGAACATGCGCTTGGCGCCATGGCGGGACGTATCGTCGGCATCGATATCTCGCCCCGGATGATCGCCCTCGCGCGCCGGCGATGCGCCGGCGTCGCCAATGTGGAATTCCGCCTGACCTCGGGCCTGGATCTCGGTGACTTTGCCGATCAAAGCTTCGACGGCGTGCTGGCTCTCGACAGTTTTCCGTACCTGGTGCTCGCCGGTGTCGCCGAGCGGCATTTCGGCGAGATCTCGCGCGTGCTGCGGCCAGAAGGGATGGCGGCAATCCTCAACTATTCGTATCGGGCGTCGCCAGACATCGATTCCCGCGATATCAACCGTCTTGCCCATGCGTTTGGCATGGACGTCTTGGTCGATGGCGAAATGCCTTTCGGCAGTTGGGACGGCACGGTCTTCCTTATCCGCGTTGCCGGCGGAACATAACGCGCGCGCGGCAGTTCGGTCGCCGAACAGTTTCACGCGGGCAGTCCAGGAGAAGAACAATGGCAACCAGCGGTAAGAAGCATATGGGCCGCGGCAGCCAGGGCAAGGGCTCCGGAACCGGAGCGAAGACGACACTCGCAAAGGACATGGTCGGCGAGAACGAGGTTCTGTCCAACCGGGACAAGAAGCAGCATACGGAGCAACGCGGCCTCGACGGCAACCGGATCAAATCCGATCAGTACCAGGATCACGCGGCGAACCGTCTGCCGAAGGAATGAGTGCATGCTCGCGGATCGCCTTTTGCCCCGAAATCCGAAGACTGCGATGCCGAAATCCCACAGCTTGCGTCGAGCGCCTTGCAAAGGCTGGTCGGGTATGCCTCAGTGAGATCTGAAGGGGCCTCTATTGTTAAGAGAATGCGATGTCTCGCCGGAGCCAGCGCGATCTATGCGCCCAGGCAATCCAGAGCCTGGACCAGGAGATCGCGTCCCTGTTGACCGCCATCGAGCGGGAGAAGGTCCCTGACCGGCAGACCAGGCTTGCACTCGAACTGCAGAACGCGCTGATCGAAAAGCGCAAAGGCGATATGACGGCCGAGCGCGGTTGACGACGTCGCGGCGAGGATGCGGCATTCCTCCGAGACCGGGCCGAAGGGCATTGGCAGTGCCTGCGGTCGTCGTGCCAGCAAGATCGGTGGAACATTAACATAAGTGAATCGTTGTAGCCGGTTAGGAGTCATCCCGATGGCGCAGGATGGCAGAACTCCGGAAGTGGACGAACTCATTCGGCGGCTGGTCGCAACGACGGGCATCACCGAAACGCAGGCGCTTGAACTTGTTTCCCTGCTCGGTCTGAATTGGGCCTCGCTGATGAGAGAGGCGAAAGTCCTGAAAGCAACTCAGCGCCGGTAGGCTGCTTTAGCGTCTTGCGCCTTCAGTATCCCAATGGTCGTCCGAAAATTGGCGTCGTCGCTCGATCAGCGCCTGCGGCGAGCTTTCCCCGAGGAACTCCAGAACACCGGCACGGGCACGATTGAGACGGCTTTTGACGGTGCCGACAGCGCAACCGCATATCTCAGCAGTTTCTTCGTAGCTTACGCCCAGCACGCCGATCAGCACCAGCACCTCACGCTGATGGGACGGCAGTTTCTGGATGGCTCGATGCACTTCCTTGCTTTGGACGGACCAATCCTGCGACGGCTCCGAGATCGGCCGGGTGGAGGCGCAGTCAAGCAGCCCGGGCGCCTCCCTGGCCGCTGCCTTGACACGCGTGTAATGCGTGTTGCGCATGATCGTGAAGAGCCAGGACTTCAGCCGCGTGCCCGGCTCGAACTTGTCCAGGTTGGCAAGCCCCTTGGTCAGTGTCTCCTGCACGAGATCGTCGGCGTCGTCGGGCACCCGACAGAACGTCCGCGCAAAAGCCCGCAAGGCAGGAATAAGATCGACGACGGAGACCTCACCGGCGTCAGGGTTGGACAAATTATGCTCTCTGGGTAACAATTTTCCGGGCCCAGCAAACAGGAGTGGATGAGATGCGGACTAGGGAGAATGCCTGAGAAAAAGGAACGTTCCTGTTTTCCGTCGCTCGGCCGAAAACTTTTGGCCAAGGGCTCCAGGGAGCAGCACCGCAATGGGGCGGTCACTCGACATGCGCGCCACACGGACGGCAATGACATCTTTCGACAGTTGAAAGGCAAAGCTGAGCGCCTTGTCCGCGCCTGTTCCACTGCTGGGTCACGACGAGAACGATAGGCGGTTGAATGTTGCCGAGATTGAGCTTTCCGGGCTCGCGCAGACCAGCCTCGAGATCTGGCCTATCGGCGAATGCGCCTTCAACGCGCCATAAGAACCGCCAGCCCCGGGTCCTCGATCATGGACTTGGTCACGCCGCCGAATATCCGCTCGCGCAGCCGGGAATGACCGTAAGCCCCCATGACCACGAGCTCGGCCCCGGTGTCGGTGGCATGCTGGCGAAGAATGTCGGCGACAGAATGGCCCGAACTCGGCAGGCGATCGACCGCGACCTTCGCGCCATGCCGGGAGAGATAGGCCGCCAGATCCGCTCCCGGCTCCGCTCCATGATGCCGTTCGTCTTCGATCGGATCGATCATGGCGACGCGGACCTCGTCGGCGGATGACAGGATATCGAGCGCCTCCCGCACGGCGCGCGAGGCTTCCAGGCTGGCGTCCCAGGCGACAAGGACGCGTTTCGGTTTCAACGTCGCGCGCGCTCCCTGAGGGACCAGCAGGATAGGCTTCCCGGACGAGAACAGGCTGCCCGCAAGGACCTTATCCTTAAGCAAGCCGCTTGCGAGCATCTCCGGTCCGACGATGGTCAGGTCGGCATAGCGGGCCCGCCGACCGATGATCTCATCCGTCCAGGACTGCTCCGGGTATTCGCTGCCGAGGTCGGCCGATACGGGGCCTTCCGACAGCATCCTGGATACCACCGAACTGCGCTTCTCCAGGGTTTCCATTTCGGCTTCGCGCTCCGCGAGCCAGGCCGGCGAGACCACTGCTGCGTATTCTCCGCCAGACGGAGGCGCCGCAATGACCACGACGAGCAGGGAAAGATGCGCGTCGATTTCCTCGCACAGACCGGCCGAGAGCCTCAGATCATCGTTTCCGTAATCGGGCCCGGTAACCGTGAGCAATGTCTTGAATGGCATGGGGGCCGCTCCTTGTTCGAAAACACGGAATGCAGCCTTAGCGAGTCGGTTGGAATCCTTCCTTGCGCTGAATCAAATGGCCCCCTCGCAAGATTGATCCCGGTCAACGTGCGTGCGCGTCGCATGGTTTAGCCTGACACCGATGGCTGGAGGCAGATCAATGAGATTCCGGACGACGATTGGTCTTTTCGCGCTGACGCTGAGCGCCGCGGCGGCGCAGCAGATGAGCAATGGACAGCAGGAATATCTGAATTCCTGCGCGGTCTGCCACGGCGTGGAAGGCAAGGGCGACGGGCCCTTGGCCGATGAGCTGCGCAAGCGCCCCGCCGATCTGACGACGCTGACGAAGCGCAATGGCGGGGAATTTCCCTACTGGCGGGTCTACGCCACGATCGACGGTCGCGGTCTCGTCCCGGCGCATGGTGAGCGCGACATGCCGGTGTGGGGCAATCAGTTCCTGCCTGACGACGTGAAGAAGTACGGTCCCTATGGCGGGGAGGCCGTAACCACGGAACGCATCCAAAACCTCACAGGTTATGTCCAGACGCTCCAACGCTAGGGAGGCTCATAGAGCTTCACTCGGCAAGGCCGAGGGATGACGCAACCAAGTCAAGGACGCACTTATGATCACCGAGAACCAGGATGTCGTGGTCGAGATGCTGAAGAACCCTGCCAGCCATGGCGAGGTTGGTCCGGTCGAGACGATCGAAACACATATTTCCCGGATCTTCCTCGTCGGGCGGCGCGCATTCAAGATGAAGCGGGCGGTCAAGCTGCCCTATGTCGACTTTTCGACGCCGGCGTTGCGGCTCGCCGCGTGCGAGAGGGAAGTGGAGCTGAACTCCATGACAGCGCCCGGCCTCTATCTCGATGTCCACCGCGT
This region of Mesorhizobium sp. M2A.F.Ca.ET.046.03.2.1 genomic DNA includes:
- a CDS encoding universal stress protein — its product is MLTVTGPDYGNDDLRLSAGLCEEIDAHLSLLVVVIAAPPSGGEYAAVVSPAWLAEREAEMETLEKRSSVVSRMLSEGPVSADLGSEYPEQSWTDEIIGRRARYADLTIVGPEMLASGLLKDKVLAGSLFSSGKPILLVPQGARATLKPKRVLVAWDASLEASRAVREALDILSSADEVRVAMIDPIEDERHHGAEPGADLAAYLSRHGAKVAVDRLPSSGHSVADILRQHATDTGAELVVMGAYGHSRLRERIFGGVTKSMIEDPGLAVLMAR
- a CDS encoding cytochrome c, whose translation is MRFRTTIGLFALTLSAAAAQQMSNGQQEYLNSCAVCHGVEGKGDGPLADELRKRPADLTTLTKRNGGEFPYWRVYATIDGRGLVPAHGERDMPVWGNQFLPDDVKKYGPYGGEAVTTERIQNLTGYVQTLQR